A single region of the Streptomyces virginiae genome encodes:
- a CDS encoding pentapeptide repeat-containing protein, with amino-acid sequence MAAKKKFSWRGLVLVLGVLIALVVYLLLLWKGPWWFDGAHLRKNNLQPADGVVITGFRTMLVALGVAVTAGIGLSYTHRSHQHALEQFEHTREKDRDQAELTREGQVTGRYVEAIKLLAAQDSKDKDGRREVRLTERLGGIYALERIMRDSEKDHDTVVQVLAAFVRQHAPAPDPELPDPSDQMGFPAPKDDVQAALTVLGRRPARSESQVVDLSLTALWRVDLAGARLAGANLFGAELQRADLTGADLKRARLSAAVFTDAKVKGLDLRGADLVGERVAANLDVSQLLQATFDKSTRLPLTLGNDAEVKKALESPRPVLRK; translated from the coding sequence ATGGCAGCGAAGAAGAAGTTCTCGTGGCGTGGGCTGGTGCTGGTGCTGGGAGTGCTCATAGCACTCGTTGTGTACCTGCTGCTGCTGTGGAAGGGGCCATGGTGGTTCGATGGAGCCCACCTCCGGAAGAACAACCTCCAGCCCGCCGACGGCGTCGTCATCACGGGTTTCCGAACCATGCTGGTTGCCCTCGGTGTTGCCGTCACGGCTGGGATCGGCCTGTCCTACACACATCGGAGCCATCAGCACGCGCTGGAGCAGTTCGAGCACACCCGTGAGAAGGACCGCGATCAGGCGGAGCTGACCCGAGAGGGCCAGGTCACAGGCCGATACGTCGAAGCGATCAAGCTTCTGGCTGCGCAGGACTCGAAGGACAAGGACGGCAGGAGGGAGGTGAGGTTGACCGAGCGCCTGGGCGGGATCTACGCGCTGGAACGCATCATGCGGGACTCTGAGAAGGATCACGACACGGTGGTGCAGGTACTCGCGGCCTTCGTGCGGCAGCACGCCCCAGCTCCAGATCCCGAGCTCCCGGACCCATCCGATCAGATGGGGTTCCCGGCGCCGAAGGATGACGTCCAGGCGGCGCTCACGGTCCTCGGTCGGCGTCCGGCCCGGTCCGAGTCTCAAGTCGTGGACTTGTCCCTCACCGCCCTCTGGCGAGTCGATCTGGCAGGGGCTCGCCTCGCGGGCGCCAACCTGTTCGGCGCCGAGTTGCAGCGGGCGGACCTCACGGGCGCGGACCTGAAGAGGGCACGGCTTTCGGCTGCGGTGTTCACCGATGCCAAGGTCAAGGGGCTCGACCTCAGGGGTGCAGATCTCGTCGGTGAGCGCGTAGCGGCGAATCTGGACGTCAGCCAGCTTCTTCAGGCCACGTTCGACAAGTCCACCAGGCTGCCCTTGACGCTCGGCAACGATGCAGAGGTGAAGAAGGCTCTGGAGTCCCCGCGTCCGGTTCTGCGGAAGTAG
- a CDS encoding IS5 family transposase (programmed frameshift): MVDDDLWALIEPLLPPWPARSPGPRPVADRLCLQGILYVLCNDIAWQLLPPELGFGSGQTCWRRLERWQRAGVFDRLHRILLAELNAAGRLDWSRACVDGSHIRAKKRGADTGPSPVDRRKTGSKHHLICDGRGTPLRVITTAANVNDVTQTLALVDGIPPVAGRPGRPRRRPEALLGDKGYGSNPNRDELRKRRILPVISRKGAPNIKGMGKLRYVVEQTFALLHQFKRLAVRWERRTELHDAFVSLACSLICWRRLNKPAS, from the exons ATCGTGGACGATGACTTGTGGGCACTGATCGAGCCGCTGCTGCCGCCCTGGCCGGCGAGGTCGCCTGGGCCTCGGCCGGTGGCGGACCGGTTGTGTCTGCAGGGCATCCTGTATGTCCTCTGCAACGACATCGCCTGGCAACTCCTACCGCCCGAGCTGGGGTTCGGCTCGGGGCAGACCTGTTGGCGGCGCCTGGAGCGGTGGCAGCGGGCCGGGGTCTTCGACCGGCTGCACCGCATCCTGCTCGCCGAGCTGAACGCGGCCGGCCGTCTCGACTGGTCCAGGGCATGCGTGGACGGCTCCCACATCCGGGCGAA AAAAAGGGGAGCCGACACCGGTCCGTCGCCGGTCGACCGGCGGAAGACGGGCAGCAAACACCACCTGATCTGCGACGGACGCGGTACCCCGCTGAGAGTCATCACGACCGCGGCGAACGTCAACGACGTCACCCAGACCCTCGCTCTGGTCGACGGCATCCCACCCGTGGCGGGCCGGCCAGGTAGGCCCCGCCGTCGCCCCGAGGCCCTGCTCGGAGACAAGGGCTACGGCTCCAACCCCAACCGCGATGAGCTGCGCAAACGCCGGATCCTGCCGGTCATCTCCCGCAAGGGAGCCCCGAACATCAAGGGCATGGGCAAGCTCCGCTACGTCGTCGAGCAGACCTTCGCCCTGCTTCACCAGTTCAAACGGCTCGCCGTCCGATGGGAACGCCGCACCGAACTCCACGACGCGTTCGTCTCCCTCGCCTGCAGCCTCATCTGCTGGCGACGCCTCAACAAACCCGCCTCATGA
- a CDS encoding SMI1/KNR4 family protein: MLTSVMIQPPRRGIDPVFPPVAMSWQRIDAWLAKHAPRALSELRPPASKQSIKEAEERLGFQLPADLVESLLCHDGDTSLLGVLPCRRLYSVAEIIEIREMRMDIWEPDDPDQAETPWWGTQWVPFAGSDGDEQFIEAGPGLWHNHLGDAGHADQAYFLGWPSLGSWLHETAESMAHHDKQSWFGAVPQPKVDDEGRTDWWD; encoded by the coding sequence ATGCTGACGAGCGTGATGATCCAACCGCCCCGGCGGGGCATAGACCCGGTGTTTCCGCCCGTCGCAATGTCGTGGCAGCGCATTGACGCGTGGCTGGCAAAGCATGCGCCGAGGGCACTGTCGGAACTCCGGCCTCCCGCGTCGAAACAGTCCATCAAGGAGGCTGAGGAACGGTTGGGCTTCCAGTTGCCTGCGGACCTGGTGGAGTCACTCCTGTGTCACGACGGCGACACCTCCCTGCTCGGTGTGTTGCCCTGCCGACGGCTGTACTCCGTTGCGGAGATCATCGAGATCCGCGAGATGCGGATGGACATCTGGGAGCCTGACGATCCCGACCAGGCGGAAACCCCGTGGTGGGGGACGCAGTGGGTGCCCTTCGCGGGAAGTGACGGGGACGAGCAGTTCATCGAAGCGGGGCCAGGGTTGTGGCACAACCACCTTGGTGACGCTGGCCACGCTGACCAGGCATATTTTCTCGGGTGGCCCAGTTTGGGTTCTTGGCTTCACGAAACAGCCGAATCCATGGCCCATCACGACAAGCAGTCCTGGTTCGGAGCAGTCCCACAGCCTAAGGTCGATGACGAGGGACGCACCGACTGGTGGGACTAG